From the genome of Polyodon spathula isolate WHYD16114869_AA unplaced genomic scaffold, ASM1765450v1 scaffolds_708, whole genome shotgun sequence:
TGAATTAAGAGTCACAAAAATACACCACATTGTTACACCAATCTTTTCTCTTCACACCTCTGCTTcatgtttcaatttaaatgtacagcAATGGGTAGGCATTTTGCATTatctctttttatataatatttacagatggtaaagaaaatgcataatatgaaaaatatcacacaaaatataaaaaaaaaagtcagattttaCTGTACGCTTTATTAATCCACttatgtttcaatattttaatgcatagtcctttttttttttaaatgattgataTAATTAACGAGAATCTACCATTTAACTGTAATCACTAAATCTTCCTTCCTTATTATCATACAATTAACAGCCTGGATTCAGCTGGACCAGTTCCACTATTCAGatgaaggaataaaaaggtaCAGCCAAATTGCTCACACATTATCTAGCATTTCACGAGAATGTTGGCAGGGATCAGTAGGACAGATTGAGATGGTATCATTACTTCATGAACCTGCGTCCTTGTCAAACCATCACAAGTCTGATTCTGCCTGGAACACACAGATCTGGCTTGGCAGCACCAGACAGAGCACAACCACCGAATATGAAGAAAGATGGGAAATGATAATCTTAACCCTTTCTGATCTAGTCTACGTAGGTgcatatttaaaagcaaatgtgtttttaagtgtAGTGTAAGAGGAGGcaaacattcagaattctaaTAAACGATGAGGCCTACCAAGTCATTTATATCAGAATTTGGAATATTTACCTCTGAGTAAAAACAAATCATAGCTATTTTACACCAatgctttatataaaaataaaaaataaacttaaaacacGTTCTGTTTACTCCCTTTTCTTGGATACCCCAATACATGTtggcatcatttattttttttactttgctcttttctgcGGAAGTCTGCACGGTTGCCGTAGTGATGGaacatttttttccagtttaaactAGTTCCATTTCGTACGCTACGCAAATCTGTCAAAAGCTGTAGTGTATCGTGACATATCCTATGGCAATGAAGCAATCTGATTGGTTGTTAAGGTTGTGATGGTGTATAATTTATTGTAATATACAATGAAGTCCTATTTTATGAAAAGGGGAAAACAGCTAGGTTAGATTTAAGATATAATTCTCCAGACCTAATCATTTTCACAAATCACTTTTGCAAAATTGCTTCCTTTCTTTTAAtggaataaatgctttgaaaatatacctTAAGGGGAACTGCATCCAACAGGGCAATGCCACAGTTTTcagcacaatacaatatatactgtTTGGCATCAGAATTACATTTCATGTTGCCCTTTAATGtatgtaaaccttttaaaatgtgcagaTTCAATGCAGCTTTCCTATTTCCCTACTGCAAAGAGCCTGCCTCACCTCCACCACAGCGTTTTCAATCAAGCCCGAGACAGGGGATCGAGTGGCACTTCTGAGTTTCAGTTCAGCCACTCTGTGCCCCACTGCTCGGCCAAACTTCTCTCTGGCGGTTTTCTCAAGATTTCTAAAAGACAAACATAGTACACGCTTGATGTATTCTGAGGATGTAGTTAATGGTGGCATGATAAACATTAATGACGATAGAGGTACCACCTCTTTACAATTTCCATTCTAAaggatcttttatttaaagacCAGCTTGATTGGTCTTTACAACCATCAGAGCTCCATATATTCACAATTATGGCTGTGCTAACAAATACTATAGCCTGCACTGAATTGTTAATCCCTTTCCACAAGACCGCCCTTGCCCTCTAAGGAAAGTTTACTTACATCTGTGATAAAGaattttaatttacagcttaATGGAAAGCTTTCGCTTGAGGTAAACAAGTGTGTTGTACTAAAAACACCAAACCCAGCTTAACCTCTGTTCAGTCTTTCCCTTTAGGTTCTCACGCACAGAAGCGTTCTGTGTTTTAGCATGATCTATTTTTGTGATCTAAtcaaccaaacaaaataacaactgaAATCTTGAactgtattatgtttttaaaaatgaaacggtCATCCATATAAAAGAAGTCTAGCATAGTGAAACTGTCGAGCAGACAAATCCCTGGTGAATGCACAGAATAAGCAGGTTGTGTTGCAGTATTTTATTATCAGTTTCCACCATGTGCAATAAATCTTCGCTGTGCACCAGGATCACTGTATTCTTACAAAGCTTTGCTTAGCAATAATTGCATCCTTACTGTAAAGAAATTGCTTTATGAAACACTTTGTCTGTGTTTAGCAGTTTATCAATCCATACAGAGTTTCTGAGGGTAGTTGGCAGTGGTCTCCCTTTCAGCCTCTCACACACTGTTGCCATTCGCTGGGGATCGGAAGTGAGGATGGCAGACACCGATCTTCCCAGCACTTCACTTCCAGGGGAGCTCAGGGGAGGCGGCTGTAAGCCAGGAAGCGGGATACCTTCATCTGTAAATGATACTTGCCATCACTGTTAATGTATATTGCTGTTTGAAATTATCGTTTGCATTTTCCTATTGGCTGTTTCTGCTTCTTATTGGCCATGCTTTAAGCAAAGCAGGTATCACACCCCTTCTTTCCCTGAGCTGTCGTTGTTCGTTCTTGAGAGGGAGTGCAACGCTCCACCTTCTTTATTATTTAGTCCTTCAATCAGAATAATTGGAACCAGAGACACCCAAAGGAAAGCCTGCAGCTGTCGTAGCAGAATGACCCTCTCACATTACTTGCAGTACAATGCGCATGCTGTATTACCTTCAGGTTGTATCTGAAAAGCAGATCCTCGGCGGGTTGTCAAATGCAGGTCTTTGCTCTCCACAGATTTTGTACGTCTTCTTCTTGCCATTAATGCAAAGGCAGATTGCCATGTATCTGAGCTCAACCCCTCGCCATCCTGCACAAATTGAGCACTATGTTACGGCATTCTCAGCTGAACCATTATCCTTGCACTAACAAGATATTCACAGGGGCAGGGActtaataaagatttaaaaatctGGGATATAATAACAGTAGATAGAACAAAATGCAGGTAAGCAATGTGAACATTGCAACTTTCACAAATAGTTAAAGCttgctttaaaatattattgatcTCTATTGACATCTAGTGGACTCAGTGAGGCAGTGCACCTGTAGCTTTTTTCTGTAACAAGTGTTTTGTTGAACATTCCCATTCCTCAACAGCTGGCTGTTGAAAGGGTATCACCTTTAAGCAAACCTATTTTTGCTAACCCAGCACTTCACTTTGAGTGAGTTCAGGACATGTATGAAACAATTAAACTTAATATATGACCCCTCTATCTTTTCCTCCCTGTGCATCAAACTGTAGCCCAATCTGCTAATATGAACTAATTTTATTCCAACAATAATACATCTAATGAATCAtagtcatatataatatattggggttttttttacgTTTTTCTTTGCCTCCTGTCTGGCCAGTAACTGTTCCATCTCAGTAACTACCAAGCTGTAGGTGTCATTGATAAAATTGGTCATCTCCTGGGATAAACCAGTGAGGTCACCATCTGTGGAAAAGAGAAtgaaatacagaaaatgtaatttttaaactGTACAAGGCACTGTAACTTTAAACAACATGATGATTGAGAAAGTGAGCACAGTCTATATAAGCAAATCAAAGAGagaaacatttttagtttttttaattctacTTCCACAAGGAAAATGCATAACGCTGAATTCCTGATGCAGACAATGGCTGATGTTCCTTACCTGGTCTCCTTTGGCAGTGGCTGATCTGCGCAGATTTCTCACAAAGCTCCTCCAGCATGGCGAGGGTGTTTTTTCTCAAAGAATCTCGCTCACTCTCACTCATGCTTGGCGGACACTGTATTAAAATCAGCACCACATTTAAAATCAGCCTTTAACAGTAACACTCAATTATACCATCCGCATAAAGAAAGGCTCGTTGTTTTGcccatttctttatatttttgaaTTTTGGAA
Proteins encoded in this window:
- the LOC121308458 gene encoding uncharacterized protein LOC121308458, with product MEKTLSDDCRNLTYGPDRGHIFGMPWLDSCLEETLLPEKPWHRVYNTLGAALAKEVETQLKHPQQSQFIFTLLGEHFVEKHFSDFPNQPSILCPPSMSESERDSLRKNTLAMLEELCEKSAQISHCQRRPDGDLTGLSQEMTNFINDTYSLVVTEMEQLLARQEAKKNDGEGLSSDTWQSAFALMARRRRTKSVESKDLHLTTRRGSAFQIQPEDEGIPLPGLQPPPLSSPGSEVLGRSVSAILTSDPQRMATVCERLKGRPLPTTLRNSVWIDKLLNTDKVFHKAISLQNLEKTAREKFGRAVGHRVAELKLRSATRSPVSGLIENAVVEKYERTPCMQTFATNEQMITETSKA